The proteins below come from a single Chrysoperla carnea chromosome 1, inChrCarn1.1, whole genome shotgun sequence genomic window:
- the LOC123296920 gene encoding putative aminopeptidase W07G4.4: MASNLRFAIERVQNFAQTAYNGVVLITSPSTKIPSVFQSAISAAASLDKNFEKEVTILPVDNIAGGRLIHASTGKIDPDYDDVRIFKDTAYKAIKRALSAGVTKPIIVVDKYEPFKNCELVTLLGALEALYVPLEVREDVPSKAKKVDALGVYSSNPSIDEIITLAKNLESGLIVARDIGGSDPERMAPPKVQEYVENEFNSSNISIDVVSDSKELKAKFPLFQAVNRCAEHVERHKGRIIFLTYNPSNDGDIPKKNYYLVGKGVTYDTGGVDIKAGGVMQGMSRDKCGAAAVAGFMKVVSLLAPRNVKIVGIMCMVRNSVGSDAYVSDEIITARSGARVRIGNTDAEGRMAMADSLCYVKELAEKSPQNTHLYTIATLTGHAIRAMGKGYSIVLDNGPARKQGHDSRLSQIGVEIADPFEISTLRKEDIQFHEAKSEGDDIIQANNLPSTMTARGHQGPGGFLLLASGLVNNGSGSEKPIAYSHLDIAASGGFLPENATGAPILALVSALLLNN; the protein is encoded by the exons ATGGCAAG TAATTTAAGATTTGCCATTGAACGAGTACAAAACTTTGCCCAAACTGCATACAATGGAGTTGTATTGATAACATCGCCATCGACAAAAATTCCATCTGTTTTTCAATCTGCGATAAGTGCAGCTGCATccttagataaaaattttgaaaaggaagTGACAATTTTACCGGTGGATAATATTGCTGGCGGACGGTTAATTCATGCATCTACAGGGAAGATTGATCCTGATTATGATGATGTTCGTATTTTTAAAGATACGGCTTATAAAGCAATTAAACGTGCACTGTCAGCAGGCGTTACTAAACCAATAATTGTTGTTGATAAATATGAACCATTTAAGAATTGTGAACTTGTCACTTTGTTAGGAGCTTTAGAAGCACTTTATGTG CCGTTGGAAGTGCGAGAAGATGTACCTTCCAAAGCAAAAAAAGTTGACGCCTTAGGGGTATACTCATCAAATCCCAGCATTGATGAAATAATAACGTTGGCTAAAAATTTAGAATCTGGATTGATTGTTGCTAGGGATATTGGTGGATCTGATCCAGAACGCATGGCTCCACCAAAagttcaagaatatgttgaaaatgaatttaattcatcaaatatttcCATTGATGTAGTTTCCGATAGTAAA GAGCTTAAAGCTAAGTTTCCATTATTCCAAGCCGTAAACCGATGTGCCGAACACGTAGAGCGCCACAAAGGTCGTATTATCTTTTTAACATATAATCCTAGCAATGATGGCGACattccgaaaaaaaattattacttagtCGGCAAAGGTGTTACATATGACACCGGTGGTGTTGATATTAAAGCCGGAGGTGTTATGCAAGGAATGTCACGTGATAAATGTGGTGCAGCTGCTGTAGCTGGATTTATGAAAGTAGTATCACTGTTAGCACCTAGAAATGTGAAAATTGTAGGAATTATGTGTATGGTACGAAATAGTGTTGGATCTGATGCATACGTCTCAGATGAGATAATAACAGCTCGATCTGGTGCACGTGTTCGAATTGGTAATACAGATGCGGAAGGTCGTATGGCTATGGCCGATTCTTTATGTTAC gtaAAAGAATTAGCTGAAAAATCCCCACAAAATACTCATTTATATACCATTGCAACATTGACAGGTCATGCTATACGTGCTATGGGTAAGGGATACAGTATTGTTCTTGATAATGGTCCAGCACGAAAACAAGGACACGATTCTCGATTATCACAAATAGGTGTAGAAATTGCAGatccatttgaaatttctacTTTACGTAAAGAAGATATTCAATTCCATGAAGCAAAATCGGAAGGGGATGATATAATACAAGCTAATAATTTACCATCTACTATGACAGCGCGTGGGCATCAAGGTCCTGGTGGTTTCTTACTTTTAGCATCTGGTTTGGTTAACAATGGTAGTGGTTCTGAGAAACCAATTGCTTACAGCCATTTAGATATTGCTGCATCAGGTGGCTTTTTACCAGAAAATGCAACAGGCGCACCTATTTTAGCGCTAGTTTCAgctttattattgaataattaa